In Amphiprion ocellaris isolate individual 3 ecotype Okinawa chromosome 3, ASM2253959v1, whole genome shotgun sequence, one genomic interval encodes:
- the aplnr2 gene encoding apelin receptor 2: MSETDFSTSPTPTPPPLLHCDYSDWSPSFSIIPSVYLLAFLVGCLSNSLVLWAYLDRAEGRRTRDKKLAGAGQFCCSNIFRTSPQNGNSAARVHRGTCPQTTKANCGYSSGQRPSSHSSTSSYPPSIPRPSHSLTDSLIASLALADLCFLVTLPLWAVYTALGYHWPFGQPLCQISSFLTALNMYASVFSLSMLSVERYWVLTGRRHSSHHAPQSCSSRAMRILGGVWVLAGVLALPGLLLRSVREVEFDPKSEDDWHLELADSTSIFLSCQMDYSMLIGAEVEEAEKERAEMWWSAALSLKSTLIGFLLPLVILLVCYCSLAQLLNRHFGRGPRPDRRRQRRLLRVIVTLVMAFFLCWLPLHVNKTVSLLLELGLVPYSCSLDQILLAAHPYVTCLAYLNSCLNPVLYAACDPTFRKRCRGALLMWCRMSRRGAEGREANKDEEEEEEKEEGSSTYPSRTQEETADRTEDGEGQRVEEVAGE, encoded by the coding sequence atgtcaGAAACCGACTTCTCCACCTCCCCCACTCCtaccccccctcccctcctccactGCGACTACAGCGACTGgtctccctccttctccatcATCCCGTCCGTCTACCTGCTGGCCTTCCTGGTCGGTTGCCTCAGCAACAGCCTGGTGCTTTGGGCCTACCTGGACCGAGCTGAGGGGAGGAGAACGAGGGACAAAAAACTGGCTGGAGCTGGACAGTTCTGCTGTAGTAACATTTTCAGGACCAGTCCGCAGAATGGTAACAGTGCTGCCAGAGTCCATCGTGGGACTTGTCCTCAGACGACCAAAGCAAACTGTGGATATTCCTCAGGACAAAGACCCTCCTCCcattcctccacctcctcctatcctccctccatcccccgTCCCTCTCACTCCCTGACAGACTCTCTAATAGCCAGTTTAGCATTGGCTGACCTCTGCTTTCTTGTAACTCTCCCCCTCTGGGCCGTCTACACAGCGTTGGGCTACCACTGGCCTTTTGGGCAGCCCCTCTGCCAGATCAGCAGCTTCCTCACTGCCCTCAACATGTATGCCAGCGTGTTCAgtctgagcatgctcagtgtGGAGCGGTACTGGGTTCTGACCGGGCGCCGGCACTCCAGCCACCACGCCCCACAGAGCTGCTCCAGCAGGGCAATGCGGATCCTTGGAGGGGTGTGGGTGTTGGCGGGTGTCCTGGCTCTTCCTGGTTTGCTGCTGCGCTCCGTCCGGGAGGTGGAGTTTGACCCCAAATCTGAGGATGACTGGCATCTGGAACTTGCTGATTCCACATCTATCTTCCTTTCCTGTCAGATGGATTACTCCATGCTGATTGgagcagaggtggaggaggctgaAAAGGAGAGGGCAGAGATGTGGTGGTCTGCTGCCTTGAGTCTAAAATCAACTCTGATTGGCTTCCTGCTTCCTCTTGTTATCTTGCTGGTCTGCTACTGCTCGTTGGCCCAACTCCTCAACAGACATTTTGGACGGGGTCCTCGTCCTGACCGCAGACGCCAACGCAGACTCCTCAGGGTCATTGTCACTTTAGTGATGGCATTCTTCCTGTGTTGGTTACCTCTGCATGTTAATAAAACTGTGTCCCTGCTGCTGGAGTTAGGGCTTGTCCCATACTCCTGCTCTTTAGACCAGATTTTACTGGCTGCTCACCCCTACGTCACCTGTTTAGCTTACCTCAACTCCTGCCTGAACCCTGTCCTCTACGCCGCCTGTGACCCGACATTTAGGAAGAGATGCAGAGGAGCTCTCCTCATGTGGTGCAGGATGAGCAGAAGAGGAGCAGAGGGAAGGGAGGCAaacaaagatgaagaagaggaagaagagaaagaggaagggAGCTCGACTTATCCCTCGAGGACACAGGAGGAAACAGCAGATAGGACAGAGGATGGAGAGGGACagagggtggaggaggtggcTGGAGAATAA
- the LOC111584333 gene encoding endonuclease domain-containing 1 protein-like, producing MHCGDVHAARFIMTVYRIDQAFICLLILVMTGAEVQENLSPECKQFLYMGTLPRGLEEQPFKKICQFYEGKARFITLYDTFSHIPVYSAYTFKRSDGSKKVDVPWMYEPQLSTVSGSREMQHFPSENVHSSFEDAQAVLDDYSDTVIFERGQLNPDEHQANPSDKAATYTLTNVVPQVREFNIGPWKNYEHTIRRRLNNYCRGTAFVITGVTTSGHTIRRQNINRLAIPTYLWSAYCCIDFDHNAPYSERSKLPVFAAYGLNDRENNRVQEMTVQQLEDFLKRVTYVDSSFQIFYDNCVPPSSDNSALHVP from the exons ATGCACTGTGGAGACGTACATGCAGCACGTTTCATCATGACTGTCTACAGAATAGATCAAGCATTCATCTGTCTTCTTATTCTTGTGATGACAGGAGCAGAGGTGCAGGAAAACCTTTCACCAGAGTGTAAGCAGTTCCTGTACATGGGGACGCTGCCTCGAGGGCTTGAGGAGCAGCCCTTTAAAAAGATCTGTCAGTTCTACGAGGGCAAAGCAAGATTTATCACCCTGTACGACACCTTCAGCCACATACCTGTATACTCCGCATACACCTTCAAGCGCTCGGATGGCTCTAAGAAGGTTGATGTGCCTTGGATGTATGAGCCACAG CTCTCTACAGTGTCTGGCTCAAGAGAGATGCAGCACTTCCCTTCAGAAAATGTCCACAGCAGCTTTGAGGACGCTCAGGCTGTGCTGGACGACTACTCCGACACTGTGATCTTTGAACGTGGTCAGCTGAATCCAGACGAGCACCAGGCCAACCCCAGTGACAAAGCAGCCACCTACACGCTGACAAATGTGGTTCCTCAAGTCCGAGAGTTCAACATCGGTCCGTGGAAAAACTACGAGCACACCATCCGCAGGCGGCTCAACAACTACTGCCGTGGCACCGCCTTTGTGATCACTGGGGTCACCACCTCAGGCCACACAATCCGCCGCCAGAACATCAACCGCCTGGCCATCCCCACGTACCTCTGGTCGGCCTACTGTTGCATCGATTTTGACCACAATGCCCCGTACTCCGAACGCTCAAAGCTCCCTGTGTTTGCAGCTTATGGGCTCAATGACAGGGAGAATAATCGGGTTCAAGAAATGACggtgcagcagctggaggactTCCTGAAGAGGGTAACTTATGTTGACAGCTCCTTCCAGATCTTCTATGACAACTGTGTGCCTCCTAGCAGTGATAACAGTGCCCTGCATGTGCCTTGA